GGGCGGAGCGCACCGGACGGGCGAGCACCCCTGCCAGCGCCTCGGTCCACAGGTCCCTGAAGTCCATCCAGGGACGCTCGATGCCCCTGGCCTTGCCGCGGCGCCGTACACGTCCCCGCCGAGCGGTGTGCCGTCCGCCGGTGTACCGGTCGGCGATCGGCGGGGCCAACGGGTCCAACGGGTCTGCCGGGTCCACTGGGCCTGCCAGGTCTGCCGGGTCCATTGGATCTGCCGGATCCACCGGGGCCGCCGACTCCAGGACGCGCGCGCGGGCCCTCATCGGCTCTCCTCGGTGAGCCGTCCGTCGCTGATCCTTACCCGCCTGTCGGCCCGCAAGCTGACCGCCTCCTCATGGGTGATCACGACCAGGGTCATGCCCTGCTCGCTCAGCTGGCCGAAGAGGTCCAGCACCGACTCGGTGTTCTCACTGTCGAGGTTGCCGGTGGGCTCGTCGCAGAGCAGCAGAGCAGGCTCGCTCATCAGTGCCCGGGCGATCGCCGCACGCTGCCTTTCACCACCGGAGAGCCTGTCCGGCCGGAAGCCGGCCCGGTGGGCCAGGCCCACCCGTTCCAGCGCCTCCTTGGCCCTTGTGCGGCGGCCGGCGCGGCCGCGCCCGGGGCGCGGCCGTCGGTAGGTCTCGGCGAGCATGACGTTCTCGTCCACCGTCCGGTAGGGCAGCAGGTGGAAGGACTGGAAGACGAATCCGATCCGGCTGCCGCGCAGTGAGGTGCGCTCCAGATCGCCGAGCGCGTTGGTCTCCACCCCGTCGAGCCAGTAGGAACCCGAAGTGGGGCGGTCCAGCAGTCCCAGGGTGTTGAGCAGTGTCGACTTGCCGGAACCGGACGGTCCGACGATCGACAGGTGCTCGCCGCGCCGGACGGCCAGGTTCACGTCCCGCAGGGCATGCACCGGCGGTTCGGAGTCGAAGGTCCGGTCGACGGCGACCAGTTGAATAACGGTGTCCGAGTCGGGCACGACGGACGCCGGTACGACGGACGCCGGTACGACGGGCGCCGGTACGACGGACGCCGGCACCACGGACGCTGGTACGACGGGCGTCGGCAGGCCGGACGCCGGTACGGCGGACGCCGGCAGGCCGGGCGTCGGCAGGCCGGGCGTCGGCAGGCCGGTCATTGCCCGACCACCACCTGATCGCCCACCTTCAGTGCGTCACCGGACGGCGTGACCTCCACCTGCCCCTCAGCGGAAAGACCCGCCTTGACGGCGACCTCCACCACTGTGGTGCCACGCCGGACCCGCACCATGGCCTGGCCGTCCGCCGTCGTGTGGAGCGCGGCGACGGGCACGGTCAACACGTCACCGTCCGACGAACCCACCTCGATGGTCACCTTCGCGGACCCGTTGGCGTTCTTTGTCAACTTCCCCACCGGGATGGAGATCTGCACCGGTACCGGAGCCGAGGCGTCACCGCTCCCGCCGCCCGATGTCCCCGGTGCGTTCGTGTCGTCCCCCGAGTCGTTCTTCGGCACATCGTCGCCGAGTGCGACCAGCTTCCCCTCCACCTTCTTGCCGTCGGGGGTCTCCACCCGCGCCGTCATGCCCTTGTGGAGCAATGTGGCGTCGTTGCCCGGTACCACGGCCTGCACCACCACCTCGGAGCTGGTCACCGTGCCGACCGGTCCGGACGGGGTGTCACCGATCTTCACGGACACTTCGTCCAACCGGGCCGGAAGATCCGGCAGGAAGACGATCTCACCCGCGGGGACCTTGGTTCCGTAGCCGGCCCGGAAAGCGGAGAGTGCGGCGTTGGCCGTGTTCAACTGCTGCTGTGCTGCCCTGAGCCGCAGTCTTCCCTCTTCACCACCGGTGCCGGCATCGCTGCCAGAGCCCTCGGAGCCCTCAGACCCCTCGGAGCCGCTGCCGGGATTCTGTGCCGCGAGGAGGGCCTGCTGCGCGGTGGTCACAGCCGCTTCCAGCGTCCCCAGCTGCTGCCTGTCCGCGAGAGAGGGCTCCTGCGCGCGAAAGCCCTTGCTCCCGTACCAGCGGCTCACCGCCGCGGCGTCCCCCTGGCCGTACGTCCCGGTGGACCCACCGGGGGCGAAGCCGAGCCGGGCCAGGGCCCGTTCGAGTTGCTTGACATCGTCTCCGGTCGCGCCGGGACCCAGCGTGCGGTACATCGGAACGGATCCCCGCAGCACCAGAACCGGTCGGCCGCTCACCTGCATCAGCACGTCGCCCTCCGTCACCTCCGCCCCGGCGACCGGTGCCTTGGTGACCCGTTGGACGACGGCATCGCCGGCCCCGGAGTCCCCGGAGCCGGATTCCGGGGCGCCGACGGGCCCGGCCAGGTCCAGCCGCTGCGGTGAGGCGTACTCCACCGAACCCTGGGCGACCACCGTCGCGGTCAGCGACCGCCGCTCGACCGCGACGGTGACCGGTCCGACCTTCGGCGGCCGGTGCGCGGCAGCCGCGTCCGAGGGCGACTGCATCTGCGATCCGGCGAACCAGCCGCCCACCCCCACCAGTGCCACCCCGGCAACGATGATCCCCAACTGCTTGGGCCGGCTGCTCACCCGTTTGCGGCGACTCACCCGACACCACCGCTACCGCTGGTCGGGGCCTTGAAGAACTTCGGGAAGTAGGCGGCCCGGAATTCCCTGCCGCACTCCAGGTCCTTTATCGCCTGGCCGATGTCCTTGGTGAGCAGCGGCAGAGCCTCGTCCTTGCTCATGGTCTTCGCGGGGGTGCCATCGGCGTTCACGTCGCCCAGACTGGAGCCGGGGGGAGCGGACGAGCTCGCCTGGAACTTCACCATGTCGCCGATGCCGGTCGGTTGCGTGGTCGTGACGGAGATGCCGTGGTCCCTCAGGCAGGAGGCGTACGACTGCGCCAGAGCGACGAGCTCCGGGTCACCGTTGAGCGCCTGCGCGTTCGCCTGGTCCTGTGCCTTGGCCTGGGCACCTTGCTCCTGGGCCGACGCGGAGCCGTAGACCTCCTCCTGGGCTGACCGCAGGCAACCGTCCGGCCACTTGCCGCCGGCCTTCGCCTCGCGTCCCGGGACCCCCATCGCCTTGTCGTAGGCGGCCCGCTGCTCGGAAGTGAGTGCGGCGACGTAGTTCCCGTTGGCGGCGTCGGCGGAGTTCTCCTGGGCCGCCCCGCTGCCCAGTGCCCGGGGATCGTTGGGGTAGACGATGCCGGCGTAGACACCGAAACCGTACTTCTCCCGGTACTTCTTGGTCAGCTTGTAGTCCGCCCCGTTGGTTGCCCAGGATGCCTCGGGATCCTCCGGGGCTACGGGGGTGTAGATGAACCCCTGCTTCTTCATGCAGGCTGCGATCGCGTTCTCCAAGAGGTACTGCTTCTTGAGGTCCGCGCCGGCGTCCGCGGGAACGTCGAGTTGCCCCGACGACCCGGCCGAGGACTTCCCGCCGCCGGCCGAGGACTCCCCGCCGTCCGCCGAGTGAGATGCCGTGCCGCAGGCCGCCAGCAGCGGCAGCAGACTCACCGCAACGGCCAGTTTCCGAACAGTGCGGGATCCAGACATGCTCTTCCATTCGATCGAGAGGGTGGGTGTTGCGTACAGGCCAGGGGAAGCCGCGGAATCGTGGGCGTCGTGGGCTCTGCCCACGCCGCCAGCACCGGCGCACCGGCGCACCGGGAACACGGCACCGTGAGCGTCTGATGGCCTTCACGACCACGGGGTGCCGTCGCCGAGTTCGAGATTCGCGTCCGCAGGTGATGGCCGCTGGCTCGGACGATGACCAAGCTGTAACAGCCGGTTTCGGGCCCGGCGTGAACCACCAGGTGGTCACAGCCCGTTCAAGCTGCCTTCCGCAACCGCTGGGAGGGCGAGTCGTCGCCGGTTCACTGCACGTGCGGCCCGGTGACGAAGTGACCGTTCTCGTCGTAGGGCCAGGCGTTGGCGATGCATCCGTGCAGGCCCTTGATCTGCTGCATCATCACGGGGGCCAGTTGGCCGGGGCCCGCGCAGGTCCTGTGTGTGTAGCCCAGGAAGTGCCCCATCTCGTGGTTGATGATCAGCGCCCGGTAGTCATGGATCGGACCGTCGAAGGTGGGCGAGCCCTCGACCCAGCGCTTGAGGTTCACCACCACCCCACCGGGGACCTCGCAGTTGTATTCGCCTTGGGTGTTCTGCTGGATGCCCGCCCAGCACAGGGCGTCCGCCGTCCCCGGTGTCGCGATCGTCACCGTGAGGTCGTGGGGCTGTCCCGCGCTCACCAACTGGAACGAGTAGGCCGGGTTGTCGGTCCAGCCCCGGGGGGCGGCGAGTATGCCGGCGATCTCGTCCGCCGCTTGGGCCGGCGAGATGTCGAGGCCGGTCTCGACCTTCACCACGTACCGGAGTGGACGCGGACCGTGGCCGACCTTCGCACCACTGGCCTGCGCGGTGACGAACGTGCCGGCGCCCGTCGAGGGGACGTCGATCTCGGTGGGCGTCGGGGTCGGGGTGGGCGTCGGAGTGGGCGTACGGGTGGGCGTCGGAGTGGGCGTGGGGGTGATGGGTGCCACGCTCCGCGGGTGCGGCGCACCGCTCGACGCGTCGCTTCGCCCACCGTCCAGGAAGAACGCGGCGGAGCCGAGCAGGCCCGCGGCCACCAGTGTGCCGACCAGGTACCTCCGGCCCCGGCGGCGCGGACGGCCCCGGCGGTGCCAGGACCGGTGACGGCCACCGTGGTGGGAGGCTACTGCGCTGCCAGTGGTCGATGCGTCTTCCCGCTGTCGTGCCGAATGCATGGCAACTCAAACTGGTCATTTCAGATGATCGCCATGAGTTCGAACAATCACGAACCGATAACGAGCGGTCGCTCGGCCGGTTCAACGGGGTTGCCCGCCCGGCGGCACGCCGATGTGACCCTTCTGTAACGGCTCCCGAGAGGGGCTCTTTCACAGGCCGGCAACCGAACGCGATCTGCTTAGACTGTCGACGTGCCACGAGTCCTTATTGTCGAAGACGACCCAGATGTCCGTAAGGCCGTCCAGCTGGGGCTGCGACACCAGGGGCATGACGTCTTCGCCGCCGCAACGGGTGAAGAGGGATTGGAACAGCTCCACCCCTTCCGTCCGGACGTCGTCGTACTCGACCTCATGCTGCCCGGCATGTCCGGCCTCGACGTATGCCGGCGGATCAGGGATCGCGACCAGGTGCCGATCATCATGGTGACCGCCAAGGGCGACGACATCGACGTGGTCGTGGGGCTGGAGGCCGGCGCGGACGACTACGTGGTCAAGCCCGTGCGGGCCCGGGTGCTCGACGCGCGAATACGGGCCGTACTGCGCAGGCAGGACGCGTCGGTCTCCGACGCCGTCCGGCCCAGGGCGGAGTCGCACGGCGAGCTGGTCATCGACCGGGCCGGGCTCGTGGTGACAAACCGCGGGGAACCCGTCGCGCTCGCCCCCTCCGAGCTTCGGCTGCTGCTGACCCTGTCGGCCTCGCCCGGACAGGTGTTCAGCCGCCAGCAGCTGCTGGAAGCGGTCTGGGAGCACAGCTACTACGGCGACATACGCCTCGTGGACGCCTGTGTGAAGCGATTGCGCGGCAAGCTCGGTGAGCTGGGCGGGGATCCCCGGTACATCCGGACCGTACGCGGCTTCGGTTACCGCTTCGGTTCCCCGTGAGCGGCCAGAGATCCGTACGGGCACGCAAGCACGTACGCAAGCGCGATGCCGTCGCAGCCGGACAGGGCCCCAGGCCGGCGAGGTTTTATCAGGCGGTCCTGGCGAAGGTCCCGCTTCCGCTGCGGGGCCTGCGCCCCCGCCTGGTGGTGGCCTTCGTCCTGGTGGCCATGGCCAGTGCCCTGAGCACCGGAGCCGTCGCCTTCCGGGAGGCGCGCACGGGGGTGCTGCAGCAGAGCCAGGACTCCGTCATCCGGCAGTTTCGGACCAACGTCGACGCCGTGGCTGCCGACATTCCCCCGGCGCCGAGCCAGGCGCACTTGCAGAAGGCGGTGGCCCAGGTACTCCAGGCCAACCAGTCACAAGGGCGGCGGGTACTGGCCACGTACGGCAGCCTCCGCGCCTACGCGCCGAGTGCGGACTTCGACAAGCTCAGCCCGGAACTGCGCCGGTCCGTGGACACCAAACGCGCCGCGGTGTTCCAACGGGTGAACGCCGACGGGCATCCCTACCTCATCGTCGGAATGCCGGTCACGTACAACAGCGGCGCAGGCACGGAGTCCAGGCTCTCGGGGATGGTGATGTACCTGGTGGTGCCGCAGAACACCGAACAGGCCTACGTCGAAGCGATGGTCACCGCCATCGAGCACGCCACCCTGGTGGCACTGGGCCTCGCCGTCGTCCTGGCGCTGCTGGCCGCCAGCGGCGTACTCCGTCCCGTACGGGCGTTGCGCCGGGCGACACGTCGGATGGCCGAGGGGCACCTCGACGTCCGGCTGGTCGTCAACGGTTCCGACGAACTGGCCGACCTCTCGCGGTCCTTCAACCACACGGCGGCAGCCCTGGAGCTCTCGGTCGCGGAGTTGCGCCGCCTGGAGGCCCAGGCGCGCCGCTTCGTCGCGGACGTCTCCCACGAACTGCGGACGCCGCTGGCGGCGATGTCGGCGGTCACCGACGTGCTGGACGCGAACACGCCGCACTTGAACCGGGATACCGGCGAGGCGTTGCGGCTCATCAGTGAGGGAACCAGTCGGCTGAGCGGGCTGGTGAACGACCTGATGGAGATCTCCCGCTTCGACGCGGGCGCGGCCGAACTCAGCCTGGACGAGATCGACCTGGCCGAGTTCGTACAGCACACCCTCGCCGCTCGGGGGTGGCAGGGCCAAGTGGAGACCCACCTGCCCCGACCGGGCGTGCTCCGGACGCGCGTGGACCCGCGCCGGCTCGACGTGGTGATGGCCAATCTGGTCGGCAACGCGCTGCGGCACGGGGCGCCGCCGGTGCGGCTGACCATGGGCGTGAGACAGGAGCGAGCGGACGTGGCGTGGGCCGTCATCGAGGTGACCGACAACGGACCCGGCATCGCCAAGGAAGCCATGCCACACATCTTCGAGCGCTTCTACAAGGCGAGCACCACACGGACCAGAAGCGAGAGCAGCGGACTGGGCCTGGCCATCACGGCGGAGAACGTGCATCTGCACGGAGGACGCATCAGCGCCGCCAACCTTCCCGGGGGCGGAGCGGCGTTCACGGTCGAACTCCCCCTGCACCGCGACATCGCAGCCGCCGACCACGACTCCACGGCGGATGCCCGGTGAAGGGCTCGCGCGTGACGGCGCTGCTGGCCGGGCTCGCGGCCGCGTTCACACTGACGGCGTGCGGAGTCCCCCCGTCCGACGTCATCCAGGCCGGCGAACCGGCGAGCGGCATGTTCTCCCCCAGTCCCAAGCCCTCGGTGCCGGTCGTCGTCTCCCTCTATTTCCTGGACGACGGTGATCTGACGGCTTATCCCCGCAAGATCGGCGATCCTGCGGACCTCGGGACCGTCGTGGCCCGACTGTTCGGCGGACCGACGACAAGCGAGACCGTGACGGCCACCACGGAGCTGCCCCGCCTGACGGATACACCGGACGTGACGGCCGGCAGCGGCAACGGCGTCTCCATCAAGCTCCCCAATCATGTCGCTCCCCTCAGCCACCCGGCCATGCTGCAGTTGGCGTGCACGGTGGCTCACGTGAGTGGGTCGTATGCCGCGCTGCCCGCGGACGCGCATCGGGACGGCGCCCCTGCCGCTCCTCCCGTCCATGCGCAGCGCTCCCCCGCACACACGAGCGTCCATGTGCTCGGGGACGGATGGACGATGACGCAGTCGGCCGACTCGTGTCCCGACCCTCCGCAGCCGTAGGAGGAGCCCGGGCACGGCCCCGGTACTGGCAGAGATCATTGTTCGACTGGTCTGTATCCGTCCTTCACGGCGACCGCTGAACGGGCTCTGCGCTCCCCGTCACCGCTTCAGACAGCGGGCAACCGGGCCGGCGTTGTCAGTGGTGGCGTGCAGGATGACCGGCATGACAACACCTGTTGCAGTGATTGTGGATGCCGCCGCCTACGCGCAGGCGGTCAAGGACGCGGTGGAGGCGTCGGCCGCCTACTATGCGGGCGGCACGTCGGTGCTCGACGATGACGCCTACGACCGGCTGGTACGGGGCATCGCCGTGTGGGAGGCCGGCCATCCCGATCAGGTGCTGCCCGATTCGCCGACCGGGAAGGTCGCCGGGGGTGCCGTGGAGGGGGATGTCCCGCACACGGTGGCGATGCTGAGCCTGGACAACGTGTTCTCGCCGGAGGAATTCACCGCCTGGACCGCATCGCTGGCCCGCAGGGTCGGCCACGAGGTGGAGCGGTTCAGTGTCGAGCCCAAGCTCGACGGCCTCGCGATCGCCGCCCGCTACCAGGGCGGCCGCCTCACGCAGCTGATCACTCGCGGCGACGGGACGGCCGGGGAGGACGTCTCGCACGCGATCGGCACCATCGAAGGCCTGCCCGACAAGCTGACCGAGCCGGTCACGGTGGAGGTGCGCGGCGAAGTCCTCATGACCACCGCCCAGTTCGAGCACGCCAACGAGGTACGCACCGCACATGGCGGACAGCCGTTCGCGAACCCGCGCAACGCCGCGGCGGGCACCCTGCGCGCCAAGGACCGCGCCTACACCGTGCCGATGACGTTCTTCGGCTACGGCCTCCTGCCACTGCCCGGCACCGAGGCCCGGCTCGCCGCGCGGCTGGGCGAGGTCGCGCACAGCGATCTGATGGCGCAGGCTGCTGGGCTCGGGGTGAACACCACCGCCTCCACCGCGGTGCCCGGCGTCAGTGCCGACACCGCCGGGCAGGTTCTGGCCCGCGTACGGGAGGTCGCCGCGCTGCGCGCGCAGTTGCCGTTCGGGATCGACGGGATCGTCATCAAGGCCGACCTGGCCGCCGACCAGCGCGCCGCCGGATCCGGTTCGCGTGCCCCGCGCTGGGCGATCGCCTACAAGCTGCCCGCCGTGGAGAAGATAACCCGGTTGCTGGAGGTGGAGTGGAACGTGGGCCGCACCGGCATCATCGCCCCCCGCGCCGTCCTTGAACCCGTCGAGATCGACGGCTCCACCATCACCTATGCCACCCTCCACAACCCGGCCGACATCACCCGCCGCGACCTGCGCCTGGGCGACCACGTCATGGTCCACCGGGCCGGCGACGTCATCCCCCGCATCGAAGCCCCCGTCGCACACCTGCGCACCGGCGACGAACGGCCCATTGATTTCCCCGCAGTGTGCCCGCGGTGCGGTGGCGGCATCGACACCAGCGAGCAGCGCTGGCGCTGCGCCAACGGCCGCAACTGCCACCTGGTGGCTGCCCTGTCCTACGCAGCCGGCCGCGACCAGCTCGACATCGGGGGCCTGGGTCACACCCGTGTCGTCCAGCTTGTCGAAGCCGGCCTGGTCGCCGATCTCGCGGACCTGTTCACCCTCACCCGCGACCAGCTTCTGAGCCTGGACCGTATGGGAGAAACCAGCACCGACAACCTCCTCGCCGCGATCACCAAGGCCAAGGAGCAGCCGCTGTCGCGGGTGCTGTGCGCGCTCGGGGTGCGCGGCACCGGCCGCTCCATGTCCCGGCGCATCGCCCGCCACTTCGCCACCATGGACAACCTCCGCGCCGCCGACGCCGAAGCGATCCAGCAAGTCGACGGCATCGGCACCGAGAAGGCCCCGTCCATCGTCGCCGAACTCGCCGAACTCGCCCCGCTCATCGACAAACTCACCACAGCCGGAGTCAACATGACCGAGCCCGGCGCGATCCCACTTGCCACCGCAGCCGGCAACGCCGACGGCAACGCGCAGCACGAGGAGACGGCGGGCGGGCCGCTGGCCGGTATGACGGTCGTCGTCACCGGCGCCATGACCGGTGCGCTGGAGGAACTCAGTCGCAACCAGATGAACGAACTCATCGAACGCGCCGGCGGCCGCTCCTCCTCCAGCGTCTCCAAGAAGACCACGCTCGTCGTCGCCGGAGAAGGCGCCGGTTCCAAACAGGCCAAGGCCGAAACCCTCGGGATTCGTCTGGCAGCCCCAGAGGAATTCGCCGCGCTCGTCGCCGGCTTCCTCAACTGACAGCACGCCCCGCAGGGATCGTCGGGTGGGCCGCCTCACAGCGGCCACCCCGGCAGGCCGGCGAACAACCTCCTGCGGACTCAGACGCGATGGGTCGTCCGCTGCCAGTTACGCCATCGTCGTCCCCGGTTTCGGAGGAGACAGCACTGAGCGGAGCTGTCTGCGGGAACTGACCCCGAGCTTGGTGAAGACGTTGCCGAGGTGCCACTCCCCCGTGCGTGGGCTGATGAACAGCTGGGGTCGCTTCGCTGGACAGCCGGGCCGGACGTCTGCACAGGCTCTGCCTGGGCGGGGCGGCCGAGTGGCTCAATGACGAGCGGCTCGGCCGCCCCGAAGTGCGTCGTCCGACCGCCTTCGACAACCACTACTGGCCGGCGCTCTGCTTCGTCGACGCGGACGGCATCATCTGCTGCACTGCCCAGACGGTCTTTCCCCGCTCCCAGTAGCGGGTGCCCCACTGGTCCGCGAGGCTCGCGATGATGAACAGACCTCTGCCTGTCTCGTCGATGGTGCGGGCATGTTTCACCTGTGGAGCGCTGGTCGCGCCGTCGCTGACCTCGCTGGTCAGCATCCGGTCGAAGATCAGACGTAGCTGCAGGGGCGGAGCGCCGTAGCGGACCGCGTTGCCGACAAGTTCGCTGACGATGAGCTCATTGGTGAACGCCGTTTCCTCGTCCACACCCCAAACGCTCAGTTGGCGACGGGCTGCCGCACGGGCAATCGGTGCGGCCTCGGGGTCCGCCGGTAGGGAGAGGGCCAACACCCGATCTGCGGGCAGCGCCTTCATACGGGCAAGCAGCATCAATGTCTCGCCGATCCGGTGGCCGCCCGTGAGCGCGTTCGCGATTTTGTCGCACACTACTGGCAGGTGCCGCGTGCTGGCGCCGTTCAGGAGCGGACGCAGCGGACCGGATGGCGCCAGAACCTCGTCCGCGAGCGCGGCCGTGCCCATCGCCAGGGTGCTCCCTTCGGCAAGTTTGACAGTTGTCGCGGGGAATGGGGCGTCGCCCGTTCCGGTGAGCGGAGGACCTGGGGGCACGGGCAGGTTGGCCGATGCGCCGTCCGGAAAGACGGCGACTGGCTCTGGGATGCCGGCGCGGGCGATGGTGCAGGTGAGATCGACCGGGTCGTAGATCGCGATGGCGCAGCTGACGGTAAGTGGCTCACTTTGCAGGGGATCCTGGGGAGGCAGTGCGAGGCGCTCGGCGGCGAGACGCACTGCGGTGTCGCTCAAGCGGGCGAGCAGTTCGTCGGGCCGCAGGTCCAGGGCGGCGAGCGTATGGATGGCTGTCCGCAGTTGCCCCATCGTGATGGCTGCGGATATGCCTCGTCCGCCGACGTCGCCGACGATCAGCGCGGTCCGTGCACCGGGCAGGGCGATGGCGTCGAACCACGCGCCGCCGCCCTCCGGACCGGGCAGGTGCAGCTGGGAGGTCTCGACGGTGGCATGCGTGGCAGGGTGTTGGGGGAGAAGCCTGCGCTGGACGGTTGACGCGATAATCCACTCGCGCATGTACTGACGGGCATTGTTGATGCAGAGCGCGGCGTGTTCGCACGCGGCGGACGCCAGCTCGACGTCATCCTCATCAAAGGGGTCTTCTTGCTGGTGGCGGTAGAAGCTGACCACACCCAAGGCCTGGCCGCGCAACGCCAGGGGTGCCACGATCAGGGAGTGGGC
This genomic interval from Streptomyces dengpaensis contains the following:
- a CDS encoding ABC transporter ATP-binding protein, with the protein product MTGLPTPGLPTPGLPASAVPASGLPTPVVPASVVPASVVPAPVVPASVVPASVVPDSDTVIQLVAVDRTFDSEPPVHALRDVNLAVRRGEHLSIVGPSGSGKSTLLNTLGLLDRPTSGSYWLDGVETNALGDLERTSLRGSRIGFVFQSFHLLPYRTVDENVMLAETYRRPRPGRGRAGRRTRAKEALERVGLAHRAGFRPDRLSGGERQRAAIARALMSEPALLLCDEPTGNLDSENTESVLDLFGQLSEQGMTLVVITHEEAVSLRADRRVRISDGRLTEESR
- a CDS encoding Tat pathway signal protein; the encoded protein is MSRRKRVSSRPKQLGIIVAGVALVGVGGWFAGSQMQSPSDAAAAHRPPKVGPVTVAVERRSLTATVVAQGSVEYASPQRLDLAGPVGAPESGSGDSGAGDAVVQRVTKAPVAGAEVTEGDVLMQVSGRPVLVLRGSVPMYRTLGPGATGDDVKQLERALARLGFAPGGSTGTYGQGDAAAVSRWYGSKGFRAQEPSLADRQQLGTLEAAVTTAQQALLAAQNPGSGSEGSEGSEGSGSDAGTGGEEGRLRLRAAQQQLNTANAALSAFRAGYGTKVPAGEIVFLPDLPARLDEVSVKIGDTPSGPVGTVTSSEVVVQAVVPGNDATLLHKGMTARVETPDGKKVEGKLVALGDDVPKNDSGDDTNAPGTSGGGSGDASAPVPVQISIPVGKLTKNANGSAKVTIEVGSSDGDVLTVPVAALHTTADGQAMVRVRRGTTVVEVAVKAGLSAEGQVEVTPSGDALKVGDQVVVGQ
- a CDS encoding DUF3152 domain-containing protein, with amino-acid sequence MAAGLLGSAAFFLDGGRSDASSGAPHPRSVAPITPTPTPTPTRTPTPTPTPTPTPTEIDVPSTGAGTFVTAQASGAKVGHGPRPLRYVVKVETGLDISPAQAADEIAGILAAPRGWTDNPAYSFQLVSAGQPHDLTVTIATPGTADALCWAGIQQNTQGEYNCEVPGGVVVNLKRWVEGSPTFDGPIHDYRALIINHEMGHFLGYTHRTCAGPGQLAPVMMQQIKGLHGCIANAWPYDENGHFVTGPHVQ
- a CDS encoding response regulator transcription factor; the encoded protein is MPRVLIVEDDPDVRKAVQLGLRHQGHDVFAAATGEEGLEQLHPFRPDVVVLDLMLPGMSGLDVCRRIRDRDQVPIIMVTAKGDDIDVVVGLEAGADDYVVKPVRARVLDARIRAVLRRQDASVSDAVRPRAESHGELVIDRAGLVVTNRGEPVALAPSELRLLLTLSASPGQVFSRQQLLEAVWEHSYYGDIRLVDACVKRLRGKLGELGGDPRYIRTVRGFGYRFGSP
- a CDS encoding sensor histidine kinase, whose translation is MASALSTGAVAFREARTGVLQQSQDSVIRQFRTNVDAVAADIPPAPSQAHLQKAVAQVLQANQSQGRRVLATYGSLRAYAPSADFDKLSPELRRSVDTKRAAVFQRVNADGHPYLIVGMPVTYNSGAGTESRLSGMVMYLVVPQNTEQAYVEAMVTAIEHATLVALGLAVVLALLAASGVLRPVRALRRATRRMAEGHLDVRLVVNGSDELADLSRSFNHTAAALELSVAELRRLEAQARRFVADVSHELRTPLAAMSAVTDVLDANTPHLNRDTGEALRLISEGTSRLSGLVNDLMEISRFDAGAAELSLDEIDLAEFVQHTLAARGWQGQVETHLPRPGVLRTRVDPRRLDVVMANLVGNALRHGAPPVRLTMGVRQERADVAWAVIEVTDNGPGIAKEAMPHIFERFYKASTTRTRSESSGLGLAITAENVHLHGGRISAANLPGGGAAFTVELPLHRDIAAADHDSTADAR
- the ligA gene encoding NAD-dependent DNA ligase LigA; its protein translation is MTTPVAVIVDAAAYAQAVKDAVEASAAYYAGGTSVLDDDAYDRLVRGIAVWEAGHPDQVLPDSPTGKVAGGAVEGDVPHTVAMLSLDNVFSPEEFTAWTASLARRVGHEVERFSVEPKLDGLAIAARYQGGRLTQLITRGDGTAGEDVSHAIGTIEGLPDKLTEPVTVEVRGEVLMTTAQFEHANEVRTAHGGQPFANPRNAAAGTLRAKDRAYTVPMTFFGYGLLPLPGTEARLAARLGEVAHSDLMAQAAGLGVNTTASTAVPGVSADTAGQVLARVREVAALRAQLPFGIDGIVIKADLAADQRAAGSGSRAPRWAIAYKLPAVEKITRLLEVEWNVGRTGIIAPRAVLEPVEIDGSTITYATLHNPADITRRDLRLGDHVMVHRAGDVIPRIEAPVAHLRTGDERPIDFPAVCPRCGGGIDTSEQRWRCANGRNCHLVAALSYAAGRDQLDIGGLGHTRVVQLVEAGLVADLADLFTLTRDQLLSLDRMGETSTDNLLAAITKAKEQPLSRVLCALGVRGTGRSMSRRIARHFATMDNLRAADAEAIQQVDGIGTEKAPSIVAELAELAPLIDKLTTAGVNMTEPGAIPLATAAGNADGNAQHEETAGGPLAGMTVVVTGAMTGALEELSRNQMNELIERAGGRSSSSVSKKTTLVVAGEGAGSKQAKAETLGIRLAAPEEFAALVAGFLN
- a CDS encoding LuxR C-terminal-related transcriptional regulator translates to MFISPRTGEWHLGNVFTKLGVSSRRQLRSVLSPPKPGTTMA
- a CDS encoding SpoIIE family protein phosphatase, yielding MSDGDVLMNLDEGGRVTQWRRPAEELFGWSAEEAVGQSVATLMHEAGAVGGWRRGSRSDVAPVLVKPVLRGTSVAWQVCATAGAVSRGEDVAVLKAMFTQSPVGLQVLDDQLRVVRMNSATRGLRDTPVGHLLGRRFTEAYELEDPEEEAAVAQRVLESGEPVVNRLVRGGQAPGRPRRRIYSVSYFRLEASHGDVLGLVASAVDVTERENAQNRLALLDTVRARVGHALNVPAVCRELVEAVVPAFAGIAVVEVIEDVVCGEEPPSVPVHRDVPLRRTACQGPIPARPAGDVRPLSADTPFSRVLADLRPRLISIEEDSSWLAADPARADAIRRSGAHSLIVAPLALRGQALGVVSFYRHQQEDPFDEDDVELASAACEHAALCINNARQYMREWIIASTVQRRLLPQHPATHATVETSQLHLPGPEGGGAWFDAIALPGARTALIVGDVGGRGISAAITMGQLRTAIHTLAALDLRPDELLARLSDTAVRLAAERLALPPQDPLQSEPLTVSCAIAIYDPVDLTCTIARAGIPEPVAVFPDGASANLPVPPGPPLTGTGDAPFPATTVKLAEGSTLAMGTAALADEVLAPSGPLRPLLNGASTRHLPVVCDKIANALTGGHRIGETLMLLARMKALPADRVLALSLPADPEAAPIARAAARRQLSVWGVDEETAFTNELIVSELVGNAVRYGAPPLQLRLIFDRMLTSEVSDGATSAPQVKHARTIDETGRGLFIIASLADQWGTRYWERGKTVWAVQQMMPSASTKQSAGQ